One window from the genome of Streptomyces sp. NBC_01476 encodes:
- a CDS encoding polysaccharide deacetylase family protein, giving the protein MTSHYPWPEGKRAALCVTFDFDGESPLLWRQRNDPPADIAELEQRRYGPRRGIRHVLDVLGRAGIRSTFFVPGWIAQNYRGAVEDVHRAGHELALHGWLHEPPAALSDAELRDTLTRAADLLGEISGSRPTGYRSPSFRMAPAAFGVLAGLGVTHDSSLMGDDRPYRIGELVEVPVDWATDDAVYYRYTGAESRPPAGADALYAAWRAELDGARASGTLVNLTMHPWLSGHPARVRRLADLIHHAQAAGDVWIGTVGELAAHHLALGPGAPATEAPLDTIGWPR; this is encoded by the coding sequence GTGACCAGCCACTACCCCTGGCCGGAGGGCAAGCGTGCCGCACTCTGCGTCACCTTCGACTTCGACGGCGAGTCGCCGCTGCTGTGGCGGCAGCGGAACGACCCGCCGGCGGACATCGCAGAACTGGAGCAGCGCCGCTACGGCCCCCGGCGCGGCATCCGGCACGTGCTGGACGTCCTCGGCCGGGCCGGCATCCGCTCGACCTTCTTCGTCCCCGGCTGGATCGCGCAGAATTACCGGGGCGCCGTCGAGGACGTGCACCGGGCCGGCCACGAACTGGCGCTGCACGGCTGGCTCCACGAGCCGCCCGCCGCCCTCAGCGACGCCGAACTGCGGGACACCCTGACCCGCGCCGCGGACCTGCTCGGCGAGATCTCCGGCAGCCGTCCCACCGGCTACCGCTCGCCGAGCTTCCGGATGGCCCCCGCTGCCTTCGGCGTCCTCGCCGGTCTCGGTGTCACCCACGACAGTTCCCTGATGGGCGACGACCGGCCCTACCGGATCGGCGAACTGGTCGAAGTGCCCGTGGACTGGGCCACCGACGACGCCGTGTACTACCGCTACACCGGCGCCGAAAGCCGCCCGCCCGCCGGGGCGGACGCGCTGTACGCCGCATGGCGCGCCGAACTCGACGGAGCCCGTGCGTCCGGCACGCTCGTCAACCTGACGATGCACCCCTGGCTCTCCGGCCACCCCGCCCGGGTGCGGCGGCTGGCCGACCTGATCCACCACGCGCAGGCCGCGGGCGACGTGTGGATCGGGACCGTCGGCGAACTCGCCGCGCACCACCTGGCCCTCGGACCCGGTGCTCCGGCCACCGAGGCGCCCCTGGACACGATCGGCTGGCCGCGATGA
- a CDS encoding threonine synthase: MQNSALSHLVCSQTGTRYDADVVQGVSAVGMPLLARYDLERVAATVTPADLAGRPPTLWRYREVLPVRDEANIVSMGEGMTPLVPLPSYGAAIGVPRLLMKDEGLIPTGTFKARGAAVGVSRAAELGVKGVAMPTNGNAGAAWAAYAARAGLRSLIAMPVDAPAITRAECVAAGAELYLVDGLIGDAGKLVNAAVAGRQGYQEVSTLKEPYRLEGKKTMGYEIAEQLGWRLPDVILYPAGGGVGLIGIHKAIQELRELGWIEGGMPRLVAVQAEGCAPIVRAFESGALTSTAFPDAHTVAFGITVPKALGDFLVLEAVRATEGTAIAVSDAELLEEQQQLALREGTFICPEGAACMAAAKRLRESGWLRPDDRTVVLNTGMGLKYPETVNVDVPTLSIDSRIPHTAAG, from the coding sequence ATGCAGAACTCAGCTCTGAGCCACCTTGTCTGTTCCCAGACCGGAACGCGTTACGACGCCGACGTGGTGCAGGGTGTGAGCGCTGTCGGGATGCCGCTGCTGGCCCGCTACGACCTGGAGCGGGTCGCCGCCACGGTGACCCCCGCCGACCTCGCCGGCCGCCCGCCGACTCTGTGGCGGTACCGCGAAGTCCTCCCGGTCCGGGACGAGGCGAACATCGTCTCCATGGGCGAGGGCATGACCCCGCTGGTGCCACTGCCGTCCTACGGCGCGGCGATCGGCGTGCCGCGGCTGCTGATGAAGGACGAGGGGCTGATCCCCACCGGAACCTTCAAGGCAAGGGGAGCCGCGGTGGGCGTGTCCCGTGCCGCCGAACTCGGCGTCAAGGGCGTGGCCATGCCGACCAACGGCAACGCCGGAGCGGCGTGGGCCGCCTACGCGGCGCGGGCGGGGCTGCGGAGCCTGATCGCGATGCCCGTCGACGCACCGGCCATCACCCGCGCCGAATGCGTCGCGGCCGGCGCCGAGCTGTATCTGGTGGACGGACTGATCGGCGACGCGGGCAAGCTGGTCAACGCCGCCGTCGCCGGCCGGCAGGGCTACCAGGAGGTCTCGACCCTCAAGGAGCCCTACCGGCTGGAGGGCAAGAAGACCATGGGCTACGAGATCGCCGAGCAACTCGGCTGGCGGCTGCCGGACGTGATCCTCTACCCGGCCGGCGGCGGCGTGGGCCTCATCGGCATCCACAAGGCGATCCAGGAACTGCGGGAACTGGGCTGGATCGAGGGCGGGATGCCGCGGCTGGTCGCCGTCCAGGCAGAAGGCTGCGCACCCATCGTGCGGGCCTTCGAGTCCGGCGCGCTCACCAGCACCGCGTTCCCCGACGCACACACCGTCGCCTTCGGCATCACCGTGCCCAAGGCCCTCGGCGACTTCCTCGTACTGGAGGCGGTCCGGGCCACCGAGGGGACGGCGATCGCCGTCAGCGACGCGGAACTTCTCGAAGAGCAGCAGCAACTCGCCCTCCGGGAGGGCACGTTCATCTGTCCCGAGGGCGCCGCCTGCATGGCGGCGGCCAAGCGGCTGCGGGAGTCGGGCTGGCTGCGGCCCGACGACCGGACCGTGGTCCTCAACACCGGGATGGGCCTGAAGTACCCCGAGACCGTCAACGTCGACGTCCCGACGCTCAGCATCGATTCCCGCATCCCGCACACAGCGGCCGGCTGA
- a CDS encoding ABC transporter substrate-binding protein, which yields MRIPRILRIAAVAGTAVAALAACSTAPTGGPTATTGSTDASLTADLASYPASLDPGLQYDTDSYSVYRNIFDQLLHRDPKTNKIVPWLATTWKQTDPKTWVFTLRDGVKFSDGSALTAADAAFSIQRILDPKLASQQNANFSAIASATGSGNTLTITTKYPSPTLLSYLTTLSVVPMADVQKAGNAAFNLHPVGSGPYTFVSSIPGSQVVLKRNDAWWGPKPQIAGVTFRAVPSGASRVADLKSGKADIADSMTPDSATQLTGSANLKVLSAPTERVSYLAFNTIKGGATNDPKVRQAISMAIDYKSLISNLEQGYAKPVNSVLTPLATGYPTALPGYTFDKAKAKSLIQQAGAQGKTIVMATSPTYDPQIVQSIQANIQDIGLKVSIQNTDQATYLKKVQSPTHDWGSIRFGQWSCSCLDADGVAYPLFHTGTIWSSYSNPSFDALVDKARETITPATRTGLYAQAYGILAQDLPGIGLFQIDAIYGASTKLQWTPDAQQSFFVADMKLGS from the coding sequence ATGCGCATCCCCAGAATCCTGAGAATCGCCGCGGTGGCCGGTACCGCCGTGGCGGCCCTGGCGGCCTGCTCCACGGCGCCGACCGGCGGACCGACCGCCACGACCGGGTCCACGGACGCGTCCCTCACCGCGGACCTGGCCAGCTACCCGGCGAGCCTCGACCCCGGCCTGCAGTACGACACCGACTCCTACTCGGTGTACCGCAACATCTTCGACCAGCTGCTGCACCGCGACCCGAAGACCAACAAGATCGTCCCGTGGCTCGCCACAACCTGGAAGCAGACCGACCCGAAGACCTGGGTCTTCACCCTGCGCGACGGGGTGAAGTTCAGCGACGGCAGCGCCCTGACCGCGGCCGACGCCGCCTTCAGCATCCAGCGCATCCTCGACCCCAAGCTCGCCAGCCAGCAGAACGCCAACTTCTCCGCCATCGCCTCCGCGACCGGCAGCGGCAACACCCTGACCATCACCACCAAGTACCCGTCCCCGACCCTGCTCAGCTATCTGACGACCCTGTCGGTGGTCCCGATGGCCGACGTGCAGAAGGCCGGCAACGCCGCCTTCAACCTGCACCCGGTCGGATCCGGCCCGTACACCTTCGTCTCGTCGATCCCCGGCTCGCAGGTCGTCCTCAAGCGCAACGACGCCTGGTGGGGCCCGAAGCCGCAGATCGCCGGCGTCACCTTCCGCGCGGTGCCGTCCGGCGCCAGCCGGGTCGCCGACCTCAAGTCGGGCAAGGCCGACATCGCCGACTCCATGACACCGGACAGCGCCACCCAGCTCACCGGTTCGGCGAACCTCAAGGTGCTCTCCGCACCCACCGAACGCGTCAGCTACCTGGCCTTCAACACCATCAAGGGCGGGGCGACCAACGACCCGAAGGTGCGCCAGGCGATCAGCATGGCGATCGACTACAAGTCGCTCATCAGCAACCTGGAGCAGGGCTACGCCAAACCCGTCAACAGCGTCCTGACCCCGCTGGCCACCGGCTACCCCACCGCGCTGCCGGGCTACACCTTCGACAAGGCCAAGGCCAAGAGCCTGATCCAGCAGGCGGGAGCGCAGGGGAAGACCATCGTGATGGCCACCTCGCCGACCTACGACCCGCAGATCGTCCAGTCGATCCAGGCGAACATCCAGGACATCGGGCTGAAGGTGTCGATCCAGAACACCGACCAGGCCACGTACCTGAAGAAGGTGCAGAGCCCCACCCACGACTGGGGATCGATCCGCTTCGGGCAGTGGTCCTGCTCCTGCCTGGACGCCGACGGCGTGGCCTACCCGCTCTTCCACACCGGGACGATCTGGAGCTCCTACAGCAACCCCTCGTTCGACGCCCTGGTGGACAAGGCCCGCGAGACGATCACCCCGGCGACCCGGACCGGACTGTACGCGCAGGCGTACGGGATCCTGGCGCAGGACCTGCCCGGCATCGGACTGTTCCAGATCGACGCGATCTACGGCGCGAGCACGAAGCTGCAATGGACACCCGATGCCCAGCAGAGCTTCTTCGTCGCGGACATGAAGCTCGGATCGTGA
- a CDS encoding SDR family NAD(P)-dependent oxidoreductase yields MLDYRAEHHGARVVVTGAAGIFGGWIAEAFAAAGADLLLTDARPEPLAALAARLGARHVVADLAEADGLRRAGAAVAGTWDSPDVLVNNAGLYPRTPVAETGPEQVRRILDVNVTAPFELSRRAIASMVAARVPGRIVNISSGAALRPGAGGSVYAASKAAVESLTRSMALEVARHGIRINAVQPGFAPGSEVNSLSREHISAMRARIPLGRTSGPRDAAAAVLWLASDEASFVTGTTLAVDGGRTAGDYTARPVQEDDDFTADGGTGPYEGRPATEDGAHTVPEPAGAAGVRENGAGR; encoded by the coding sequence ATGCTTGACTACCGCGCCGAACACCACGGCGCCCGGGTGGTGGTGACCGGCGCGGCCGGGATCTTCGGCGGCTGGATCGCCGAGGCGTTCGCGGCGGCCGGCGCGGACCTGCTGCTCACCGACGCACGCCCGGAGCCGCTGGCCGCACTGGCCGCCCGGCTCGGCGCCCGCCATGTCGTCGCCGACCTCGCCGAAGCGGACGGCCTGCGCCGGGCCGGCGCCGCCGTCGCCGGCACCTGGGATTCCCCCGACGTGCTCGTCAACAACGCCGGGCTCTATCCGCGCACCCCCGTGGCCGAGACCGGACCCGAGCAGGTCCGGCGGATCCTCGACGTCAATGTGACCGCGCCGTTCGAACTCTCCCGGCGGGCCATCGCCTCGATGGTCGCGGCCCGGGTCCCCGGCCGGATCGTCAACATCAGCTCGGGCGCGGCCCTGCGTCCCGGCGCCGGCGGTTCGGTCTACGCCGCCAGCAAGGCGGCCGTCGAATCACTGACCCGGAGCATGGCACTGGAAGTCGCCCGGCACGGCATCCGGATCAACGCGGTCCAGCCGGGCTTCGCGCCCGGCAGCGAGGTGAACTCGCTCTCCCGGGAGCACATCTCCGCCATGCGGGCCCGTATCCCGCTCGGCCGTACGTCCGGGCCGCGGGACGCGGCGGCGGCCGTCCTCTGGCTGGCGTCGGACGAGGCGTCCTTCGTCACCGGCACCACGCTGGCGGTGGACGGCGGCCGCACGGCGGGCGACTACACGGCCCGGCCGGTCCAGGAGGACGACGACTTCACCGCCGACGGCGGCACCGGGCCCTACGAGGGCCGGCCGGCGACGGAGGACGGCGCACACACGGTGCCGGAGCCGGCCGGCGCAGCCGGCGTCCGGGAGAACGGAGCGGGCCGGTGA
- a CDS encoding ABC transporter permease — protein sequence MRRHRGLIPAVLIALYVLVAVFAPLVAPFDPNHADLAARLSGPFAAKHGHFHLLGTDGLGRDVLSRIIFGSRVSLAVAAATVLVSGVFGVALGVVAGWRRGWIAAVIMRIADIALSVPFFLLAILVVAVLGPSLINVVICLALVRWPRYTRIAYANVLETRERGFVRGVIAVGAPGRWIVTRHILPEVAPLAVVVGTLELGLMVVFEASLSFIGLGVQPPTASWGSMLSDGQQYVASAWWLATFPGFALFGLVLAVNLLGDAVRDRLDPRRRVPRGLRRRRTELLEPTTKPTDTPLEAEHA from the coding sequence ATGAGACGGCACCGCGGACTCATCCCGGCGGTCCTCATCGCCCTCTACGTGCTCGTCGCGGTCTTCGCGCCGCTCGTCGCGCCCTTCGACCCGAACCACGCGGACCTGGCGGCCCGGCTCAGCGGGCCGTTCGCCGCCAAGCACGGGCACTTCCATCTGCTGGGCACCGACGGGCTCGGCCGGGACGTGCTCAGCCGGATCATCTTCGGCTCCCGGGTCTCGCTCGCCGTCGCCGCCGCGACCGTCCTGGTCTCCGGGGTGTTCGGCGTCGCGCTGGGCGTCGTCGCGGGCTGGCGGCGGGGCTGGATCGCGGCGGTCATCATGCGGATCGCGGACATCGCGCTGTCGGTGCCGTTCTTCCTGCTGGCGATCCTCGTCGTCGCGGTGCTCGGACCGAGCCTGATCAACGTGGTGATCTGCCTCGCCCTGGTGCGCTGGCCCCGCTACACCCGGATCGCGTACGCCAATGTGCTGGAGACCCGCGAACGCGGCTTCGTCCGGGGCGTGATCGCGGTCGGCGCCCCTGGCCGGTGGATCGTCACCCGCCACATCCTGCCGGAGGTGGCACCGCTGGCCGTCGTCGTCGGCACCCTCGAACTCGGTCTGATGGTGGTCTTCGAGGCGTCGCTCTCCTTCATCGGTCTCGGCGTCCAGCCCCCGACGGCCTCCTGGGGCTCGATGCTCTCCGACGGACAGCAGTACGTCGCGTCGGCCTGGTGGCTGGCGACCTTCCCCGGCTTCGCCCTGTTCGGCCTGGTGCTGGCGGTGAACCTGCTCGGCGACGCGGTCCGCGACCGCCTCGACCCGCGCCGCCGGGTCCCGCGGGGGCTCCGCAGACGCCGGACCGAACTGCTCGAACCGACGACAAAGCCCACCGACACCCCGCTGGAGGCGGAGCATGCTTGA
- a CDS encoding ABC transporter ATP-binding protein — MNETLLDVTDLRVSFGPGMDAVTGLTLRARRGETVAVVGESGCGKTLSALALGGLLPAGATVTGSAELGGVQLIGRSERQLRKIRGDLVGMIFQDASTALNPLMTVGAQIEEVMAIHRTHRRAERRKRAVDLLAAVGVPDAAQRARSHPHQLSGGMRQRVMIAIALAGSPDLVIADEPTTALDVTVQAQVLALLRESTRDAAVLFITHDMGVVAEIADQVVVMYAGAVVESGPIAEVLERPHHPYTSALLASVPDPDVPRAGELPTIAGRVPPLGERDAGCPFRDRCPKSRDTCRERPPLAAVAGGESAVACWYPEHVEGPSRAVEEAAK; from the coding sequence ATGAACGAGACGCTGCTCGACGTGACGGACCTGAGGGTCTCCTTCGGGCCCGGGATGGACGCCGTCACCGGGCTCACGCTGCGCGCCCGGCGGGGGGAGACGGTCGCCGTCGTCGGCGAGTCCGGCTGCGGCAAGACGCTCAGCGCCCTCGCGCTCGGCGGCCTGCTCCCCGCCGGGGCGACGGTCACCGGTTCCGCCGAACTCGGCGGGGTCCAGCTGATCGGACGCTCCGAGCGGCAACTGCGCAAGATCCGCGGCGACCTGGTCGGCATGATCTTCCAGGACGCCTCGACCGCCCTCAACCCGCTGATGACCGTCGGAGCGCAGATCGAGGAGGTGATGGCCATCCACCGCACCCACCGCCGCGCCGAGCGGCGGAAGCGGGCGGTGGACCTGCTGGCGGCGGTCGGCGTCCCGGACGCCGCCCAGCGGGCCAGGAGCCATCCGCACCAGCTCTCCGGCGGCATGCGGCAGCGCGTGATGATCGCCATCGCGCTGGCCGGTTCCCCCGACCTGGTGATCGCGGACGAGCCGACCACCGCGCTCGACGTCACCGTCCAGGCCCAGGTGCTCGCGCTGCTGCGGGAGTCCACCCGGGACGCGGCCGTGCTCTTCATCACCCACGACATGGGCGTGGTGGCCGAGATCGCCGACCAGGTGGTGGTGATGTACGCGGGCGCCGTGGTGGAGAGCGGTCCGATCGCGGAGGTACTGGAGCGGCCGCACCACCCCTACACCTCGGCGCTGCTGGCCTCGGTGCCCGACCCCGATGTGCCGCGAGCCGGCGAACTGCCCACCATCGCCGGGCGGGTGCCGCCGCTGGGCGAGCGCGACGCCGGCTGCCCGTTCCGGGACCGCTGCCCCAAGAGCCGGGACACGTGCCGTGAACGGCCCCCGCTGGCGGCGGTCGCCGGGGGCGAGTCCGCGGTCGCCTGCTGGTATCCCGAACACGTCGAGGGACCGTCCCGTGCGGTCGAGGAGGCAGCCAAGTGA
- a CDS encoding GntR family transcriptional regulator, producing the protein MTIERRTYKEQAYREIRRMIVDGELAPGTKVVVRMLSERLRLSPTPIKSALAGLERDGFLTTFAHRGYFVPEVAVRDMREIYELREALDGVAARKTATLPDVVDFVRGTLQPLYDEQRRLLEEHDGVGYSDVDIEFHRAIWHAAGNIRLVQFMDNLGGQLRFGSGSSSQVPGRTSNALQEHAAIMEAMAQGRPAEAERLSREHVRRAAEAFEDRSAMTDAGLDTAQQARPAER; encoded by the coding sequence GTGACCATCGAACGGCGGACCTACAAGGAGCAGGCGTACCGGGAGATCCGCCGGATGATCGTGGACGGCGAGCTGGCTCCCGGCACGAAGGTGGTCGTCCGCATGCTCAGCGAGCGGCTGCGGTTGTCGCCGACCCCCATCAAGTCCGCGCTGGCCGGTCTCGAACGGGACGGATTCCTCACCACGTTCGCCCACCGCGGCTACTTCGTCCCCGAGGTCGCGGTCCGGGACATGCGGGAGATCTACGAGCTGCGCGAGGCCCTCGACGGGGTCGCGGCGCGCAAGACCGCGACCCTGCCGGACGTGGTGGACTTCGTCCGCGGCACCCTGCAGCCGCTCTACGACGAGCAGCGCCGGCTGCTCGAAGAGCACGACGGCGTGGGCTACAGCGATGTGGACATCGAGTTCCACCGGGCGATCTGGCACGCGGCCGGGAACATCCGGCTGGTCCAGTTCATGGACAACCTCGGAGGCCAGCTCCGCTTCGGCTCCGGCTCCTCCTCGCAGGTGCCCGGCCGGACCTCGAACGCGCTCCAGGAGCACGCGGCGATCATGGAGGCGATGGCCCAGGGCAGGCCCGCCGAGGCGGAACGGCTCTCCCGCGAGCATGTCCGGCGCGCCGCGGAGGCGTTCGAGGACCGCAGCGCCATGACGGACGCCGGCCTCGACACAGCGCAGCAGGCCCGCCCCGCCGAGCGCTGA
- a CDS encoding ABC transporter permease, which produces MTRGAAAAVCRYLGSRLGQALIALFGVTTAVFFALRLSGDPAQLLAPQGASQADIAALRHQLGLDDPVWRQYLHYLGDLLHGNLGYSYVQHEPALTLITQRIPYTVNLALSALVLSAVLGIGAGMIMALNRGRWPERVLTPVVLIGQAMPAFWTGILLILVFSVTFKILPSTGFSGFDSLILPAVTLASLSAATIARITRGAVLEQLDRDYIRTARAKGAGTARLVTRHLARNVSIPILTVLALEIANLLGGSVVTELIFAWPGIGQLTVQSVDGRDFPLVQAIVILAAVVYIVVNFVTDIAYAVLDPRVTTTGKAAGA; this is translated from the coding sequence GTGACAAGGGGCGCCGCGGCCGCGGTGTGCAGATACCTCGGAAGCCGGCTGGGCCAGGCGCTCATCGCGCTGTTCGGGGTCACCACCGCGGTCTTCTTCGCACTGCGGCTGTCCGGCGACCCGGCCCAACTGCTCGCACCGCAGGGAGCCAGCCAGGCCGACATCGCCGCGCTGCGGCACCAACTGGGCCTGGACGACCCGGTCTGGCGGCAGTACCTCCACTACCTCGGTGACCTGCTGCACGGCAACCTCGGTTACTCCTACGTGCAGCACGAGCCGGCCCTCACCCTGATCACCCAGCGGATCCCGTACACCGTCAACCTGGCGCTCAGTGCGCTGGTGCTCTCCGCGGTGCTCGGGATCGGCGCGGGCATGATCATGGCGCTGAACCGCGGGCGGTGGCCGGAGCGGGTGCTGACGCCGGTGGTGCTGATCGGGCAGGCGATGCCGGCCTTCTGGACCGGCATCCTGCTCATCCTGGTCTTCTCCGTGACCTTCAAGATCCTGCCCTCGACCGGTTTCAGCGGCTTCGACTCGCTGATCCTGCCGGCGGTCACCCTGGCGTCGCTGTCAGCCGCCACGATCGCCCGGATCACCCGCGGCGCGGTCCTGGAACAACTCGACCGCGACTACATCCGTACCGCCCGGGCCAAGGGAGCGGGCACGGCGCGGCTGGTGACCCGGCACCTGGCACGGAACGTCTCCATCCCGATCCTGACGGTGCTGGCGCTGGAGATCGCCAACCTGCTCGGCGGCTCGGTCGTCACCGAGCTGATCTTCGCCTGGCCGGGCATCGGCCAGCTGACCGTGCAGTCCGTGGACGGGCGGGACTTCCCGCTGGTCCAGGCGATCGTGATCCTGGCGGCGGTGGTCTACATCGTGGTGAACTTCGTCACCGACATCGCCTACGCCGTCCTCGACCCCCGGGTCACCACGACAGGGAAGGCGGCCGGCGCATGA